The proteins below are encoded in one region of Candidatus Flexicrinis proximus:
- a CDS encoding bifunctional (p)ppGpp synthetase/guanosine-3',5'-bis(diphosphate) 3'-pyrophosphohydrolase, translating into MATPTIAPTSLEALVSALPQLSPNDRAIIERAYHKAEHAHAGQLRKSGEPYFTHCVAVAAILADLRLDAEAIAAALMHDILEDTPVTNEELTEEFGTTIAKLVDGVTKLKNIPINLEKEHSGKRSSVINKEVEYIRKMFMTMGHDIRVVLIKLADRLHNMRTLGYMKPEKQQLIARETTEIFAPLANRLGIWQIKWELEDLSLRYLDPDTYRNIATKIDERRASREAYMLEIANALKAELARNGLDNATISGRPKHLTSIYNKMKRKNLPFDQIFDVRAIRVIVDTVPQCYQALGIVHNLWQPIPREFDDYIARPKDNLYQSLHTAVYDKNGKTVEVQIRTWDMHHHAEYGIAAHWRYKEGGKADPEFERRLSILRQMMEFGEEVSQNAEQFVDAMKTEFFQDRVYVVTPKGDIFDLPAGSTPVDFAYHIHTDIGHRTRGAKINGRLVNLNYQLRSGEQVEIMTAKRGGPSMDWLNPDTGYVMTNRAREKIRHYFKKLNREQHIQLGRESIERELRKIGLAETLSHKELADLFNFDDTEDFLAAVGVGDINGAQLTNRALEEDRRRARAQQAEIELLRPKKISPSMVIDPSHGVKITGTSNMLNRLATCCNPVPGDEIIGYVTRGRGVTIHRRDCPNVSSMTDRERLLDVSWGGQTEDQKFIIPLDVVAYDRDGLLRDISTVIADERINIFGVNVDIRGDVAVIHLKLQISSPRQLTRIISRVSMIPSITDVFRPKAG; encoded by the coding sequence ATGGCAACACCCACGATCGCCCCAACCTCCCTGGAGGCGCTGGTCTCGGCGCTGCCGCAGTTATCACCTAACGACCGCGCGATCATTGAGCGCGCATATCACAAGGCTGAGCACGCCCACGCCGGCCAACTCCGCAAGTCCGGTGAACCTTATTTTACACACTGCGTCGCTGTGGCCGCGATCCTGGCGGATTTGCGCCTTGATGCTGAAGCGATTGCAGCCGCCCTCATGCACGACATCCTCGAAGACACCCCGGTCACCAACGAGGAATTGACTGAGGAGTTCGGAACGACGATCGCCAAGCTGGTCGACGGCGTGACCAAACTCAAGAACATTCCGATCAATCTGGAGAAAGAACACAGCGGCAAGCGCTCCAGCGTCATCAACAAGGAAGTCGAGTATATCCGCAAGATGTTCATGACGATGGGCCATGACATCCGCGTCGTCCTCATCAAGCTGGCCGACCGTCTGCACAATATGCGGACGCTGGGCTACATGAAACCGGAGAAGCAGCAGCTCATCGCGCGGGAGACGACTGAGATCTTTGCTCCTCTCGCCAACCGGCTTGGAATCTGGCAGATCAAGTGGGAACTTGAGGACCTAAGTCTTCGCTACCTAGATCCCGATACCTACCGCAACATCGCCACCAAGATCGACGAACGCCGAGCCAGTCGCGAAGCCTACATGCTGGAGATCGCAAACGCGCTCAAAGCCGAGTTAGCGCGGAACGGTCTGGATAACGCGACAATTAGCGGTCGCCCTAAGCACCTTACCAGTATCTACAACAAGATGAAGCGGAAGAATCTTCCCTTCGACCAGATCTTCGATGTGCGCGCCATCCGGGTGATCGTCGACACGGTTCCACAATGCTACCAGGCGCTTGGGATTGTCCATAACCTGTGGCAGCCCATCCCACGCGAATTCGATGACTACATAGCACGCCCGAAAGACAACCTCTATCAGAGCCTGCACACAGCCGTTTACGACAAGAACGGCAAGACGGTCGAAGTACAAATCCGCACCTGGGACATGCACCACCATGCTGAATACGGTATTGCGGCCCACTGGCGCTACAAAGAGGGAGGCAAGGCTGATCCAGAGTTCGAGCGGCGTCTGAGTATTCTCCGCCAAATGATGGAATTCGGCGAAGAAGTCAGCCAGAATGCCGAGCAATTTGTAGATGCCATGAAAACCGAGTTCTTCCAGGACCGCGTCTACGTGGTCACCCCGAAAGGCGACATCTTCGACTTACCGGCAGGTTCGACACCGGTCGATTTCGCCTACCACATCCACACGGACATCGGCCATCGCACTCGCGGTGCAAAGATCAATGGCCGCCTGGTCAATCTGAATTACCAGCTCAGATCAGGTGAGCAGGTCGAAATCATGACCGCGAAACGCGGCGGGCCAAGCATGGACTGGCTCAATCCCGACACCGGTTATGTCATGACCAACCGCGCGCGGGAAAAGATCCGCCACTACTTCAAGAAGCTCAACCGTGAGCAGCACATCCAACTTGGTCGCGAATCGATCGAGCGCGAACTACGCAAAATCGGTCTCGCAGAAACGCTGTCGCACAAAGAACTCGCCGACCTGTTCAACTTCGACGACACCGAGGACTTTCTGGCTGCAGTCGGTGTTGGCGATATCAACGGCGCTCAGCTCACCAATCGGGCGCTGGAAGAAGACCGGCGCCGCGCGCGCGCGCAACAGGCGGAGATCGAACTGCTGCGTCCCAAGAAGATCAGCCCTTCGATGGTCATCGACCCGTCCCACGGCGTCAAAATCACCGGCACCAGCAACATGCTGAACAGGTTGGCAACCTGCTGTAATCCGGTACCGGGTGACGAGATCATTGGCTACGTAACTCGCGGCCGAGGCGTGACCATCCATCGCAGGGACTGCCCGAACGTCTCCAGCATGACTGACCGGGAGCGTCTGCTGGATGTCTCGTGGGGCGGACAAACCGAAGACCAGAAGTTCATTATTCCGCTCGATGTCGTCGCCTATGATCGCGACGGACTGCTGCGCGATATCAGCACCGTCATCGCGGACGAGCGCATCAATATCTTCGGGGTCAACGTCGATATCCGCGGGGACGTCGCTGTAATTCATCTGAAGCTGCAGATCAGCAGCCCGCGGCAGCTCACACGCATCATTTCCCGGGTAAGCATGATACCTAGTATTACCGACGTCTTCCGCCCCAAAGCTGGTTAG
- a CDS encoding molybdopterin molybdotransferase MoeA produces the protein MTDMISVGTAVERILAQVTELERERVHIESAFGRVLAENVDSPLDLPPFDNSAMDGYAVRAHDTQNSPVTLRVVDDIPAGRASTRTIGPGETARIMTGAPIPAGADAVVPVELTSANWGGMPGIVGASSVTVNAPVQAGDSVRLRGENVRKSQRLLSKSAVLRPQDVGMLASIGMGSVAVIRRPKAAILTSGDELIPYNEPLPAGGIYNGNSPMLAALIAQYGGEAIILPPARDQLEAVRALFRAALEYKPDLIVSSAGVSVGAADYVKTVLEELGSVGFWKINVRPGRPLAYGSLEGVPFFGLPGNPVSAMVTCELAVKPAVLAMQGRTDMTLTIRAVAGEDIKSDGRRSYLRCSLTQTDGRWIAHLTRTQSSGALYSLVEADGLLIVPEDVKDVAAGTSVEVRLLR, from the coding sequence ATGACAGATATGATCTCTGTTGGGACCGCAGTTGAGCGGATCCTGGCCCAAGTGACCGAACTTGAACGCGAGCGGGTACACATTGAAAGTGCGTTCGGGCGTGTACTCGCTGAAAATGTCGACAGCCCACTTGATTTACCGCCCTTCGATAATTCTGCGATGGATGGCTACGCAGTGCGTGCCCATGACACCCAGAATTCCCCGGTGACGCTGCGGGTTGTCGATGACATTCCGGCTGGCCGAGCCTCGACTCGGACGATTGGGCCGGGCGAAACGGCGCGCATTATGACCGGGGCACCGATTCCTGCCGGTGCCGATGCCGTCGTACCCGTTGAACTTACAAGCGCTAACTGGGGCGGGATGCCGGGAATCGTGGGCGCATCTTCGGTGACCGTCAACGCCCCGGTTCAGGCTGGGGACTCGGTGCGACTCCGCGGTGAGAATGTCAGGAAGAGCCAGCGCCTGTTATCAAAGAGCGCTGTCCTCAGGCCACAGGACGTTGGAATGCTCGCATCGATTGGGATGGGAAGTGTAGCAGTGATTCGGCGCCCCAAGGCAGCAATCCTGACCTCCGGCGACGAACTTATCCCTTACAATGAACCGCTTCCTGCAGGTGGAATCTACAACGGCAACAGCCCGATGCTGGCGGCGTTGATTGCCCAGTATGGCGGCGAAGCGATTATCCTTCCCCCAGCACGGGATCAACTCGAGGCGGTCAGGGCGCTGTTTCGGGCAGCCCTAGAGTATAAGCCCGACCTTATCGTCAGTTCGGCTGGGGTGTCGGTCGGCGCGGCGGATTACGTGAAGACCGTCCTTGAGGAGCTCGGAAGCGTGGGCTTCTGGAAGATCAATGTCCGGCCAGGGCGGCCACTTGCATATGGGTCGCTTGAGGGTGTGCCGTTCTTTGGCCTTCCGGGCAATCCCGTCTCAGCTATGGTCACGTGTGAGCTTGCCGTCAAGCCGGCAGTCCTGGCAATGCAGGGGCGTACAGACATGACGCTGACGATCCGCGCCGTGGCAGGAGAAGACATCAAGTCCGACGGCCGCCGCAGCTACTTACGGTGTTCTCTGACACAGACGGATGGACGCTGGATCGCACATCTGACCCGAACGCAGAGCAGCGGCGCGCTGTACTCGCTGGTCGAGGCCGATGGGCTGCTGATTGTGCCAGAGGATGTGAAAGACGTTGCCGCCGGAACAAGTGTTGAAGTTCGGCTTCTTCGGTGA
- a CDS encoding 30S ribosomal protein S1 — MSDTPSLADLQVGAQLSATVKAIELYGAFVDVGVGSDALLHISQLGKPNVRNVEDVVKVGDKLTVYVIKVEPETKRIAVSLVKPAKLNWDDIKEGATFDGQVVRVESYGAFIDIGAERPGMAHISELAEGFVKQASDVVKVGEKVQVRILKYNRKKKQIDLSLKPAEEAHVQMIEEDEEPQLTAMAAALQKAMRGDDGAAARMAATAKKAKQRAQQDDIIARTLRSHGNN; from the coding sequence ATGAGTGACACACCTTCCCTGGCCGATCTTCAAGTCGGCGCTCAGCTCAGTGCGACTGTGAAAGCCATCGAACTATACGGTGCCTTCGTCGATGTTGGCGTCGGCAGTGATGCTCTGCTGCATATTTCGCAGCTCGGCAAACCGAACGTGCGAAACGTTGAAGATGTAGTCAAGGTCGGCGATAAGCTGACCGTCTATGTCATCAAGGTCGAGCCGGAGACGAAGCGTATTGCCGTCTCGCTCGTCAAACCTGCTAAGCTCAACTGGGACGACATTAAGGAAGGCGCGACCTTCGACGGTCAGGTCGTTCGCGTCGAGAGTTACGGCGCGTTCATCGACATTGGCGCTGAACGTCCGGGTATGGCCCATATCAGCGAACTGGCTGAAGGTTTTGTCAAGCAGGCATCGGACGTTGTGAAGGTTGGCGAAAAGGTTCAGGTCCGCATCCTCAAGTACAATCGCAAGAAGAAGCAGATTGACCTGAGTCTAAAGCCTGCCGAAGAGGCGCACGTCCAGATGATCGAGGAAGATGAAGAGCCTCAGTTGACGGCCATGGCCGCAGCCCTCCAAAAGGCAATGCGCGGCGACGACGGCGCGGCTGCTCGGATGGCTGCTACCGCCAAAAAGGCCAAGCAGCGCGCGCAGCAGGACGACATTATCGCGCGTACACTGCGTAGCCACGGTAACAACTAA
- a CDS encoding pre-peptidase C-terminal domain-containing protein — translation MGNRKFLRPLVIVSALVLFVMSVSAQDNNRLELGVPVIGEISSDVPAQVYTLVAAAGDIVNVGATSQPGLALQIVVTDAAGNQLASALGTVEGGGATALNVPLAQGTNYIVVFAGAGSTTQGGQFRILADAASGSEPAATPEPAPTAAATLEPITPPVVGAVNDGFQLGQVLTASGLEVTLDWSSTADLNLELRDPTGQRLFFDSRTNQNGGSFGFDVNGLCEVLSSPAQETAEYSPGAIPVGSYEILVYYRQNCENNGAQPFTVNVTVDGIALPAIIGTLQPPATGVSSVFISSFIVNTDGTAVAGASGPYQDTRVIPQTLSNELASAQKTELVDGFPARGVINGSFYYDLYTFTGTANQVVAISMTRQSGNLDTLLLVLDPNNQIISDNDDIVAGNVTDSAINNPPLRLPVDGQYTVIATRYGKDVGGTAGEYDILLQTQTTALPQDIVDLGLPTGDIQMTLVWNTNADLQLLVRDPSGQAVYDDRLTVPSGGRMFAQGNLNCVAALTTPVSHIYWPTGLGRGGSYEVEVWYQNQCADTRAVNATLYISVAGQQVAALPITPSLNDRYVTSFVIESTGQATLGAGGIVGGSETLNFNAELEGAPVIAPNQIVRGSIDQNNKFDVYVFEGTAGQVVNIRMERTQGALDTSLYLISPSFFEVAANDDAVVGTTTDSLIAEFALPESGRYIVLATHFATIYGGTIGTYQLSMTLQ, via the coding sequence ATGGGGAATCGCAAATTCTTACGCCCGCTGGTGATAGTCTCAGCACTGGTTCTTTTCGTGATGAGCGTCAGCGCGCAGGACAATAACCGCCTGGAGCTGGGCGTGCCGGTTATCGGTGAAATTTCATCCGACGTCCCCGCCCAGGTATATACATTGGTCGCCGCAGCCGGGGATATCGTGAATGTTGGCGCCACGTCGCAACCAGGACTGGCGCTCCAGATCGTCGTGACGGACGCAGCAGGCAATCAGCTGGCATCTGCTCTGGGGACCGTTGAAGGCGGCGGCGCCACTGCGTTGAACGTTCCACTGGCACAAGGCACCAACTATATTGTGGTCTTTGCAGGGGCGGGTTCCACAACCCAGGGGGGCCAGTTCCGAATTCTCGCCGACGCCGCATCCGGATCCGAACCCGCGGCCACGCCGGAGCCTGCGCCAACCGCAGCCGCCACATTGGAGCCGATAACGCCTCCCGTTGTAGGCGCCGTCAACGATGGTTTCCAGCTTGGACAGGTTCTGACAGCCTCCGGGCTAGAAGTAACGTTGGACTGGTCGTCTACGGCCGATCTCAACCTCGAACTGCGTGATCCTACGGGCCAGCGGCTGTTCTTTGACAGCCGGACGAATCAGAATGGCGGTTCGTTTGGTTTCGACGTCAACGGTCTATGCGAGGTGCTCAGCAGCCCCGCGCAGGAAACTGCCGAGTACTCGCCTGGCGCAATTCCGGTTGGCAGTTACGAAATCCTGGTGTACTACCGCCAGAACTGCGAAAACAACGGCGCGCAGCCGTTCACCGTAAACGTCACGGTCGACGGTATTGCACTGCCGGCCATCATCGGAACACTCCAGCCCCCGGCGACCGGCGTGTCATCGGTCTTTATCTCCAGCTTCATCGTCAATACCGATGGAACCGCCGTCGCTGGTGCAAGCGGCCCCTATCAGGATACGCGCGTAATTCCTCAGACATTGTCAAACGAACTCGCGTCAGCCCAAAAGACCGAGCTTGTCGATGGCTTCCCTGCGCGCGGCGTGATTAACGGTTCGTTCTACTATGATCTGTATACGTTCACGGGAACGGCCAATCAGGTCGTGGCCATCAGCATGACACGGCAGTCCGGCAACCTGGATACACTACTGCTTGTACTCGATCCGAACAATCAGATCATCAGCGACAACGACGACATAGTGGCCGGTAACGTCACCGACTCGGCGATAAATAATCCGCCACTGCGTCTGCCTGTTGATGGTCAATATACGGTTATTGCGACGCGGTACGGCAAAGACGTCGGCGGGACAGCGGGCGAATACGACATCCTTCTGCAAACCCAGACTACGGCGCTCCCCCAGGACATCGTCGACCTCGGTCTGCCCACCGGCGATATTCAGATGACGCTGGTATGGAACACCAACGCGGACTTGCAGCTGCTCGTACGCGATCCCTCAGGTCAGGCGGTATATGACGACAGGCTGACGGTCCCGTCCGGCGGGCGTATGTTCGCGCAGGGTAACCTGAACTGCGTCGCTGCCTTAACCACGCCAGTCTCACACATTTACTGGCCGACTGGACTCGGCCGCGGCGGCAGCTATGAAGTCGAGGTCTGGTATCAGAACCAGTGTGCCGACACCCGCGCCGTGAACGCGACGCTATACATCTCGGTTGCGGGTCAGCAGGTCGCAGCCCTTCCCATTACGCCAAGTCTGAATGACCGTTACGTCACCAGCTTCGTAATCGAAAGCACGGGCCAGGCAACGCTTGGCGCAGGCGGCATCGTCGGCGGCAGTGAAACCCTGAACTTCAACGCCGAGCTTGAGGGCGCACCGGTCATCGCCCCGAACCAGATTGTGCGGGGTTCAATCGACCAGAATAACAAGTTCGATGTGTATGTCTTTGAGGGGACGGCTGGCCAGGTCGTCAATATCCGGATGGAACGCACTCAGGGCGCGCTCGACACCAGTCTGTATCTGATCAGCCCGAGCTTTTTCGAGGTCGCGGCCAATGACGATGCAGTTGTTGGCACTACTACCGACTCGCTTATCGCGGAGTTCGCACTGCCCGAAAGCGGGCGCTATATCGTGCTGGCAACTCACTTTGCCACCATCTACGGCGGAACCATCGGCACCTACCAGCTCTCGATGACCCTGCAGTAA
- a CDS encoding peptidoglycan DD-metalloendopeptidase family protein — MRSGVAAALVVIVAIIGFGAALLNNVQQDTVSYRAVVPTDLVVSEPTRAWQDILRIGVSGAGTAVPTVALPGQNFIAPTLPVDNQPSQEPIAANDFVQASGLDAPLTGSTATPAPFSTVNATTAPIATRLAQTPRPVPTNPPSLPVPLALDPRDHYWFVRPIDADRTNRGLDYYEFGTDGPRDDPYPIHHGVDMANEIGTTVRAAGPGLVIFASSDDTPFVEGSPSYGNAVIIEHDFGYQGDAIYTLYAHLEAPLVVSGERVVTGQAIGLLGNTGQSGGPHVHFEVRLRENTYGSAYNPVLWLAPYVNRGTVAGRVVDARGNFIDDADVTLFLGGTPRDVTTTYVFRGSGSQVNPDPLWNENFVFSDVPVGRYDVVATINGVRVSANVTVREGLTSFVELKPAEDAPAPTATP, encoded by the coding sequence ATGCGCAGTGGGGTTGCCGCCGCGCTGGTCGTGATTGTCGCCATTATCGGATTTGGCGCAGCACTGCTGAACAACGTTCAACAGGATACCGTCAGTTACCGCGCCGTCGTCCCAACCGACCTGGTGGTTTCAGAACCGACACGCGCCTGGCAGGATATCCTGCGGATCGGCGTCAGCGGCGCCGGTACAGCGGTCCCTACCGTCGCGCTGCCTGGCCAGAATTTCATAGCCCCTACCCTTCCCGTCGATAACCAGCCGTCGCAAGAACCGATTGCCGCAAATGATTTCGTCCAGGCGAGTGGACTGGATGCGCCGCTCACCGGTTCAACCGCGACCCCAGCGCCCTTCAGCACGGTAAACGCAACCACCGCGCCGATCGCCACGCGGCTGGCACAGACCCCGCGCCCTGTCCCCACAAATCCTCCGTCGCTCCCTGTTCCGCTGGCGCTGGACCCACGCGACCATTACTGGTTTGTCCGCCCGATTGACGCCGACAGAACCAACCGTGGCCTCGATTACTACGAATTTGGCACAGACGGTCCAAGAGACGACCCGTATCCGATACACCACGGTGTCGATATGGCCAACGAAATCGGTACAACAGTTCGCGCTGCCGGTCCAGGTCTTGTCATATTTGCGTCCAGTGATGACACGCCGTTTGTCGAAGGTTCACCCTCGTATGGTAATGCTGTCATCATCGAACATGATTTCGGCTATCAGGGAGACGCAATTTACACGCTCTACGCGCACCTTGAAGCGCCACTAGTCGTCAGCGGTGAACGCGTAGTAACAGGCCAGGCAATTGGACTGCTCGGAAATACCGGGCAATCCGGCGGGCCTCACGTCCACTTCGAGGTCCGGCTGCGCGAGAACACCTACGGTTCAGCCTATAACCCGGTGCTCTGGCTGGCGCCTTACGTTAACCGCGGGACAGTTGCCGGTCGGGTCGTAGATGCACGCGGGAATTTCATCGACGACGCAGACGTCACGTTGTTCTTAGGCGGCACGCCGCGTGATGTGACGACGACCTATGTATTCCGCGGAAGTGGCTCGCAGGTAAACCCAGATCCGCTTTGGAACGAGAACTTCGTCTTCAGCGATGTACCTGTTGGACGATACGATGTGGTCGCGACCATCAATGGAGTGCGCGTTTCGGCTAATGTCACCGTTCGTGAAGGACTCACCAGCTTTGTCGAGCTGAAGCCTGCCGAGGATGCCCCTGCGCCAACGGCCACTCCATAA